One segment of Triticum aestivum cultivar Chinese Spring chromosome 2A, IWGSC CS RefSeq v2.1, whole genome shotgun sequence DNA contains the following:
- the LOC123186192 gene encoding pathogenesis-related protein 1: protein MASTNSWTHEIESSVAAPRLFRAGVMDWHTLAPKLAPHIVASAHPVNGEGGIGSVRQFNFTSAMPFSVMKERLEFLDEEKCECKSTLIEGGGIGSAIETATSRIKVEPAANGGSVVKVDSTYKLLPGVEVNDEITKAKESVTAIFKAAEAYLIANPDAYN, encoded by the exons ATGGCCTCCACCAACAGCTGGACCCACGAGATTGAGTCCTCAGTCGCGGCACCGCGCCTGTTCCGTGCCGGCGTCATGGACTGGCACACTCTGGCACCCAAGCTCGCGCCCCACATCGTCGCCAGCGCCCATCCCGTCAACGGCGAAGGCGGCATCGGCAGCGTTAGGCAGTTCAACTTTACCTCAG cCATGCCCTTTAGCGTCATGAAGGAGAGGCTAGAGTTCCTGGACGAGGAGAAGTGCGAGTGCAAGTCAACCCTCATCGAGGGCGGCGGCATCGGCTCGGCCATCGAGACCGCAACGTCGCGCATCAAGGTGGAGCCGGCGGCCAACGGCGGGAGCGTCGTGAAAGTGGACTCGACGTACAAGCTGCTGCCAGGCGTGGAGGTGAATGACGAAATCACCAAGGCCAAGGAATCCGTCACCGCCATCTTCAAGGCCGCCGAGGCCTACCTCATCGCCAACCCCGACGCCTATAACTGA